One Setaria viridis chromosome 5, Setaria_viridis_v4.0, whole genome shotgun sequence genomic region harbors:
- the LOC117855018 gene encoding linoleate 9S-lipoxygenase 2, with protein MFGVKIPIIDDLTGGNKHGHLNGNVVLMRKNVLDVNSIAGSLIDGISEFLGRGVTCQLISSTVVDPNNGNRGKVGAEASLEQWLLNPPPLLAGENQFSVTFDWEVEKHGVPGAIIVTNNHASEFFLKTITLDNVPGRGTVVFVANSWVYPQSKYRYNRVFFANDTYLPSQMPAALKPYRDDELRNLRGDDQQGPYQAHDRVYRYDVYNDLGNPDGGNPRPTLGGSKHHPYPRRGRTGRRPTETDHDCESRLTLLDDDVYVPRDERFGHIKSADFLGYSIKALVDGIVPALKGYVGVEFNSFKDIIRLYEGGIKVPDVPALEEIRKQFPLQLIKDLMPVGGDFLLKLPMPKIIKEDKKAWMSDDEFAREILAGVNPMIIKRLTEFPPKSTLDPSKYGDHTSTITAAHIDRNLEGLTVQQALESNRLYIVDHHDHYMPFLVEINNLDDNFIYATRTLLFLRGDGTLAPVAIELSLPELRDGITAAKSTVYTPTSTTGAEAWVWHLAKAYVNVNDYCWHQGISHWLNTHAVMEPFIIATNRQLSVTHPVHKLLLPHYRDTMNINALARQKLINAGGIFEMTVFPRKYAIEISSKVYGRWSFADQALPNDLVKRGMAVEDPSSPYKVRLLIEDYPYASDGLAIWHAIEQWVAEYLAIYYPDDGVLQADAELQAWWKEAREVGHADLKDEPWWPRMTTVAELTRACATIIWIASALHAAVNFGQYPYCGYHPNRPSVSRRPMPAPGTEEYAELERDPERFFVRSITCQFQAVVGISLLEILSSHSSDEVYLGQRDTPGWTSDARAQEAFKRFGARLAEIEKRVEAMNADPRLKNRNSPAKFPYTLLSPNVSDRENAGVTARGIPNSISI; from the exons ATGTTCGGAGTGAAGATCCCGATCATCGACGACCTGACGGGCGGCAACAAGCATGGCCACTTGAATGGCAACGTGGTGCTCATGCGCAAGAACGTCCTCGACGTCAACAGCATCGCCGGCTCCCTCATCGACGGCATCTCCGAGTTCCTCGGCCGCGGCGTCACCTGCCAGCTCATCAGCTCCACCGTCGTCGACCCCA ACAACGGGAACCGCGGCAAGGTGGGCGCGGAGGCGAGCCTGGAGCAGTGGCTGCTgaacccgccgccgcttctcgcCGGCGAGAACCAGTTCAGCGTCACGTTCGACTGGGAGGTGGAGAAGCACGGCGTCCCCGGCGCCATCATCGTCACGAACAACCACGCCTCCGAGTTCTTCCTCAAGACCATCACCCTCGACAACGTCCCCGGCCGCGGCACCGTTGTCTTCGTCGCCAACTCATGGGTCTACCCCCAGTCCAAGTACCGCTACAACCGCGTCTTCTTCGCCAACGAC ACGTACCTGCCGAGCCAGATGCCGGCGGCGCTCAAGCCCTACCGCGACGACGAGCTCCGGAACCTCCGGGGCGACGACCAGCAGGGCCCGTACCAGGCGCACGACCGCGTCTACCGCTACGACGTCTACAACGACCTCGGCAACCCGGACGGCGGCAACCCGCGCCCCACCCTGGGGGGCTCCAAGCACCACCCCtacccgcgccgcggccgcacgGGCCGGAGGCCCACGGAGACGGACCACGACTGCGAGAGCAGGCTCACGCTGCTGGATGACGACGTCTACGTGCCGCGCGACGAGCGCTTCGGCCACATCAAGTCGGCCGACTTCCTCGGCTACTCCATCAAGGCGCTCGTCGACGGCATCGTGCCGGCGCTCAAGGGCTACGTCGGCGTCGAGTTCAACTCCTTCAAGGATATTATCCGGCTGTACGAGGGAGGCATCAAGGTGCCCGACGTCCCCGCGCTCGAGGAGATCCGCAAGCAGTTCCCGCTCCAGCTCATCAAGGACCTCATGCCCGTCGGCGGCGACTTCCTCCTCAAGCTCCCCATGCCCAAGATCATCAAAG AGGACAAGAAAGCTTGGATGAGCGATGATGAGTTCGCCAGGGAGATACTCGCCGGCGTGAACCCCATGATCATCAAGCGTCTCACG GAGTTCCCTCCGAAAAGCACGCTGGACCCGAGCAAGTACGGCGACCATACGAGCACCATCACGGCGGCGCACATCGATAGGAACCTGGAGGGCCTGACCGTGCAGCAGGCGCTGGAGAGCAACCGGCTGTACATAGTTGACCACCACGACCACTACATGCCGTTCCTGGTCGAGATCAACAACCTGGACGACAACTTCATCTACGCCACCCGGACGCTGCTGTTCCTCCGCGGCGACGGCACGCTGGCGCCGGTGGCCATCGAGCTCAGCCTCCCTGAGCTCCGCGACGGCATCACCGCCGCCAAGAGCACGGTGTACACGCCCACGTCCACCACCGGCGCCGAGGCGTGGGTGTGGCACCTCGCCAAGGCCTACGTGAACGTGAACGACTACTGCTGGCACCAGGGCATCAGCCACTGGCTCAACACCCACGCCGTGATGGAGCCCTTCATCATCGCCACCAACCGGCAGCTCAGCGTGACGCACCCCGTGCACAAGCTGCTCCTCCCGCACTACCGCGACACCATGAACATCAACGCCCTCGCGCGCCAGAAGCTCATCAACGCCGGCGGCATCTTCGAGATGACCGTCTTCCCTCGCAAGTACGCGATCGAGATCTCCTCCAAGGTCTACGGGAGATGGAGCTTCGCCGACCAGGCCCTCCCCAACGACCTCGTCAAGAGAGGCATGGCCGTCGAGGATCCCTCGAGCCCGTACAAGGTGCGGCTGCTGATCGAGGACTACCCGTATGCGTCGGACGGGCTGGCGATCTGGCACGCCATCGAGCAGTGGGTGGCTGAGTACCTGGCCATCTACTACCCCGACGACGGCGTGCTCCAGGCCGACGCCGAGCTGCAGGCGTGGTGGAAGGAGGCGCGCGAGGTTGGGCACGCCGACCTCAAGGACGAGCCGTGGTGGCCGAGGATGACGACGGTGGCGGAGCTGACCAGGGCCTGCGCCACCATCATATGGATCGCGTCGGCGCTGCACGCCGCCGTCAACTTCGGGCAGTACCCCTACTGCGGGTACCACCCGAACCGGCCGTCGGTTAGCCGGAGGCCGATGCCGGCGCCGGGCACGGAGGAGTACGCGGAGCTGGAGCGCGACCCGGAGAGGTTCTTCGTGCGCTCCATCACCTGCCAGTTCCAGGCCGTGGTGGGGATCTCGCTGCTGGAGATCCTGTCCAGCCACTCCTCCGACGAGGTGTACCTCGGCCAGCGGGACACGCCGGGGTGGACGTCGGACGCCAGGGCGCAGGAGGCGTTCAAGAGGTTCGGCGCGCGGCTGGCCGAGATCGAGAAGCGCGTGGAGGCCATGAACGCGGACCCCCGGCTCAAGAACCGCAACAGCCCGGCAAAGTTCCCGTACACGCTGCTCTCCCCAAACGTCTCCGACCGCGAGAACGCCGGCGTCACCGCCAGGGGCATCCCCAACAGCATCTCCATCTGA